In Humulus lupulus chromosome 6, drHumLupu1.1, whole genome shotgun sequence, a single genomic region encodes these proteins:
- the LOC133783306 gene encoding NAD-dependent protein deacetylase SRT1, whose product MSLGYAEKLSFIEDVGQVGMTEHFDSSNVLQEKIERLATLIRKSKHLVVFTGAGISTACGIPDFRGPKGIWTLQREGKALPEASLPFHRAMPSLTHMALVDLERAGILKFVISQNVDGLHLRSGIPREKLAELHGNSFMETCPSCGAEYLRDFEVETIGLKETSRRCSAKKCGAKLKDTVLDWEDALPTKEMNLSEKHCRMADVVLCLGTSLQITPACNLPLKSLRGGGKIVIVNLQKTPKDKKASLVIHGFVDKVVSGAMKFLNRQIPPFVRIDLFQIVLNQALSLDKRYVNWTLRVSSVHGHKAPLPFVKSVEVSFLDREDYKGAILEKEPFQLKRRTVLTKSFELVLKLNFSEGCGCPYIEMNIPIDFTVPTDCFNLDKDAILQELRETAVQESCCGQTAVIERKEILTPKSEETIYAVVTNIVRHNKTTKASEAGDSLSNGESMKRRLENGSTGTLKKKRSKSHHKKKFITTTPPSLSS is encoded by the exons ATGTCTTTGGGCTATGCAGAGAAGCTTTCGTTTATAGAAGATGTGGGTCAAGTGGGAATGACCGAACACTTCGACTCATCCAACGTTTTGCAAGAAAAA ATCGAACGTCTTGCAACATTGATACGAAAG AGTAAGCATCTAGTGGTGTTTACAGGTGCAGGAATATCAACCGCTTGTGGTATACCGGATTTTCGAGGTCCAAAGGGAATTTGGACTCTTCAG CGTGAAGGAAAAGCCTTGCCCGAAGCATCATTGCCATTTCATCGAGCCATGCCAAGTTTGACCCACATGGCTTTGGTTGACTTAGAAAGAGCTGGTATTTTGAAGTTTGTCATTAGCCAA AATGTTGATGGCCTCCACCTTCGATCAGGAATACCAAGAGAGAAACTTGCCGAATTACATGGAAACTCTTTCATGGAAACCTGTCCTTCTTGTGGAGCTGA GTATTTGCGGGATTTCGAGGTTGAAACTATTGGATTGAAGGAAACTTCCAGACGCTGTTCTGCTAAAAAATGTGGTGCAAAACTCAAGGATACAGTGCTTGATTGGGag GATGCATTGCCCACAAAGGAGATGAATCTTTCTGAGAAGCACTGTAGGATGGCTGATGTTGTCTTATGTTTGGGGACAAG CCTGCAGATCACTCCAGCATGCAACCTTCCTCTAAAATCACTTCGTGGTGGGGGAAAGATCGTAATTGTTAATCTCCAG AAAACTCCAAAAGACAAGAAAGCAAGCTTGGTGATTCATGGATTCGTCGATAAG GTAGTTTCAGGTGCCATGAAGTTTCTTAATCGACAGATTCCACCATTTGTCCGGATTGATCTTTTTCAGATCGTTCTAAACCAAGCCTTGAGTCTAG ATAAACGATATGTGAATTGGACCCTTCGAGTATCAAGCGTACATGGACATAAAGCTCCTTTGCCGTTCGTCAAATCTGTTGAG GTTTCTTTCTTAGACAGGGAGGACTATAAAGGCGCTATTTTGGAAAAAGAACCATTTCAGCTGAAAAG GAGAACCGTTCTAACAAAATCCTTTGAACTAGTTTTGAAGCTGAATTTCAGTGAAGGCTGCGGCTGTCCATATATAGAAATGAACATTCCTATTGACTTCACG GTCCCAACCGATTGTTTTAATCTCGACAAAGATGCCATATTGCAAGAGCTGAGAGAGACTGCAGTACAAGAATCTTGCTGTGGACAGACTGCGGTTATTGAGAGAAAGGAAATCTTAACACCGAAAAGCGAGGAAACTATCTACGCCGTGGTCACCAACATTGTCAGGCACAACAAGACCACCAAAGCCTCGGAAGCCGGTGACTCTCTAAGCAATGGCGAAAGCATGAAAAGGCGGCTTGAAAATGGCAGCACCGGGACATTGAAGAAGAAGCGATCCAAAAGCCATCATAAGAAAAAGTTTATAACTACAACACCTCCTTCCCTTTCTTCTTAG
- the LOC133783309 gene encoding nuclear transcription factor Y subunit B-9-like, producing MPIANVIRIMRRILPSHAKISDDAKETIQECVSEYISFITGEANDRCQREQRKTVTAEDVLWAMAKLGFDDYVEPLTLFLTRHRESETDRSSSLRPEPPFAKRNSSANIDHHHHHGQYGSHPHHVGPYGPGPGFQMGPYPPAMFDNSINGYFRDGSGHAGAGAGAGSSTQNGGYDPFGQYK from the coding sequence ATGCCGATCGCCAACGTCATCAGAATCATGCGCCGGATTCTGCCGTCTCACGCCAAAATCTCCGACGACGCAAAGGAGACCATCCAAGAGTGCGTGTCGGAGTACATAAGCTTCATCACCGGCGAAGCCAACGACCGTTGCCAGCGGGAGCAGCGGAAGACGGTCACCGCCGAGGACGTGCTGTGGGCCATGGCCAAGCTCGGCTTCGACGACTACGTCGAGCCTCTCACGCTCTTCCTCACGCGCCACCGCGAGTCCGAGACTGACCGCTCTTCTTCTCTCCGCCCGGAACCGCCGTTCGCGAAACGTAACTCGTCGGCTAATATCGATCATCACCATCATCATGGCCAGTATGGTTCTCATCCTCATCATGTTGGGCCTTATGGGCCTGGGCCTGGGTTTCAGATGGGCCCATACCCGCCAGCTATGTTTGACAACTCGATCAATGGGTATTTTAGAGACGGGTCGGGTCATGCTGGAGCTGGAGCCGGAGCCGGGTCTTCTACTCAGAATGGTGGTTATGATCCTTTTGGTCAGTATAAATGA
- the LOC133783307 gene encoding hypothetical protein At1g04090-like isoform X2 has protein sequence MGNYLTHYSCPRVLSKKRKSLPIETIFKLPSSAPSWPQGEGFAKGTIDLGEVEVCQISTFNKVWSTHEGGPDNLGATFFEPSLVPEGFHMLGSYSQPNNKPLFGWTLAAKDITNGSALTEPIDYTLVWSSESLKIKQDGNGYLWLPTPPDGYKATGLVVTASPNKPSVDKARCVRSDLTEPCENEAWLWGNDEFDVHSLRPTNRGTQALGVRVGTFVARPGGNNTQVSSSLACLKNVSPNTYSSMPNPTQIDALCGAYSPLLYFHPNEKYLPSSVNWYFENGALLYQKGEESKPVGIEPNGANLPQGGANDGLYWLDLPVDQNAKEKVKKGDLSSAQVYLHAKPMLGSTFTDLAIWVFYPFNGPATAKVGPLKISLGKIGEHIGDWEHLTLRVSNFSGELWMLYFSEHSKGQWVEASELEFAGGGGNKPVAYASLNGHALYPKPGTVLQGGGNIGIRNDTAKSKIVMDTGKGFSLVAGDYLGSTITEPPWLNFLRKWGPKIDYDTAEEFRKIEKVLIGKLRSAFRKFVNGLPNEIYGEEGPTGPKVKPNWSEDEAI, from the exons ATGGGGAATTATCTCACTCACTATTCCTGCCCTAGAGTTCTCTCAAAGAAAAGAAAGTCTTTGCCTATCGAAACTATCTTCAAGCTTCCTTCTTCAGCACCCTCTTGGCCTCAAG GCGAAGGTTTTGCTAAAGGAACCATTGATTTAGGAGAGGTTGAAGTTTGTCAAATATCAACATTCAACAAAGTTTGGTCAACTCATGAGGGAGGACCAGACAACCTCGGCGCCACCTTCTTTGAGCCCTCGCTCGTACCCGAAGGGTTCCACATGTTAGGCTCTTACAGCCAGCCCAACAACAAGCCACTCTTCGGATGGACACTGGCTGCCAAAGACATCACCAATGGCTCAGCTCTTACCGAACCCATTGACTACACACTGGTTTGGAGCAGTGAGTCTCTCAAAATCAAGCAAGATGGTAATGGTTACCTTTGGTTGCCAACTCCTCCCGATGGTTACAAAGCCACCGGTCTTGTAGTGACTGCTTCTCCGAACAAACCCTCTGTAGACAAGGCCAGGTGCGTCCGTTCGGACCTCACTGAGCCCTGCGAGAACGAAGCTTGGCTATGGGGAAACGATGAGTTTGATGTCCATAGTCTTCGGCCCACAAACCGTGGAACGCAAGCTCTTGGCGTTAGAGTTGGCACGTTCGTTGCTCGACCCGGCGGCAACAACACACAAGTTTCTTCTTCGTTAGCCTGTTTGAAGAACGTTAGTCCGAACACGTACTCATCTATGCCTAATCCTACGCAAATCGATGCCTTGTGTGGAGCTTACTCTCCTCTTCTCTATTTTCATCCAAACGAAAAGTACCTCCCTTCTTCTGTAAACTGGTATTTTGAGAATGGAGCACTTTTATACCAAAAAGGAGAAGAGTCCAAACCCGTTGGGATAGAACCTAATGGTGCAAACCTCCCACAAGGTGGCGCAAACGATGGGTTGTATTGGTTGGACTTACCGGTGGACCAAAATGCCAAAGAGAAAGTAAAAAAAGGTGATTTGAGCAGTGCCCAAGTTTACTTACACGCCAAGCCAATGCTGGGGTCAACATTCACCGATTTAGCTATTTGGGTTTTCTACCCATTTAATGGTCCAGCCACAGCTAAGGTGGGACCTCTGAAAATCTCATTGGGGAAAATTGGCGAGCACATAGGGGACTGGGAGCACTTGACTCTGAGAGTTAGCAATTTCAGTGGAGAGCTATGGATGCTCTACTTCTCGGAGCACAGTAAAGGCCAATGGGTCGAAGCCTCGGAGCTTGAATTCGCCGGCGGCGGCGGCAACAAGCCGGTGGCCTATGCGTCCCTTAACGGCCACGCACTGTACCCGAAACCGGGTACGGTTCTACAAGGCGGAGGAAATATTGGAATAAGGAATGATACTGCCAAGAGCAAAATTGTTATGGATACGGGGAAGGGTTTTTCGCTGGTGGCAGGGGATTATTTAGGGTCGACAATTACAGAGCCGCCATGGCTGAACTTCTTGAGGAAATGGGGTCCGAAAATTGATTACGACACAGCTGAGGAGTTCAGGAAGATTGAGAAGGTCTTGATTGGGAAGCTCAGGTCAGCTTTTAGGAAATTCGTTAATGGTTTGCCCAATGAGATATATGGGGAGGAAGGGCCCACTGGGCCCAAAGTGAAGCCCAATTGGAGTGAAGACGAAGCAATCTAA
- the LOC133783307 gene encoding hypothetical protein At1g04090-like isoform X1 translates to MGNYLTHYSCPRVLSKKRKSLPIETIFKLPSSAPSWPQVTGEGFAKGTIDLGEVEVCQISTFNKVWSTHEGGPDNLGATFFEPSLVPEGFHMLGSYSQPNNKPLFGWTLAAKDITNGSALTEPIDYTLVWSSESLKIKQDGNGYLWLPTPPDGYKATGLVVTASPNKPSVDKARCVRSDLTEPCENEAWLWGNDEFDVHSLRPTNRGTQALGVRVGTFVARPGGNNTQVSSSLACLKNVSPNTYSSMPNPTQIDALCGAYSPLLYFHPNEKYLPSSVNWYFENGALLYQKGEESKPVGIEPNGANLPQGGANDGLYWLDLPVDQNAKEKVKKGDLSSAQVYLHAKPMLGSTFTDLAIWVFYPFNGPATAKVGPLKISLGKIGEHIGDWEHLTLRVSNFSGELWMLYFSEHSKGQWVEASELEFAGGGGNKPVAYASLNGHALYPKPGTVLQGGGNIGIRNDTAKSKIVMDTGKGFSLVAGDYLGSTITEPPWLNFLRKWGPKIDYDTAEEFRKIEKVLIGKLRSAFRKFVNGLPNEIYGEEGPTGPKVKPNWSEDEAI, encoded by the exons ATGGGGAATTATCTCACTCACTATTCCTGCCCTAGAGTTCTCTCAAAGAAAAGAAAGTCTTTGCCTATCGAAACTATCTTCAAGCTTCCTTCTTCAGCACCCTCTTGGCCTCAAG TTACAGGCGAAGGTTTTGCTAAAGGAACCATTGATTTAGGAGAGGTTGAAGTTTGTCAAATATCAACATTCAACAAAGTTTGGTCAACTCATGAGGGAGGACCAGACAACCTCGGCGCCACCTTCTTTGAGCCCTCGCTCGTACCCGAAGGGTTCCACATGTTAGGCTCTTACAGCCAGCCCAACAACAAGCCACTCTTCGGATGGACACTGGCTGCCAAAGACATCACCAATGGCTCAGCTCTTACCGAACCCATTGACTACACACTGGTTTGGAGCAGTGAGTCTCTCAAAATCAAGCAAGATGGTAATGGTTACCTTTGGTTGCCAACTCCTCCCGATGGTTACAAAGCCACCGGTCTTGTAGTGACTGCTTCTCCGAACAAACCCTCTGTAGACAAGGCCAGGTGCGTCCGTTCGGACCTCACTGAGCCCTGCGAGAACGAAGCTTGGCTATGGGGAAACGATGAGTTTGATGTCCATAGTCTTCGGCCCACAAACCGTGGAACGCAAGCTCTTGGCGTTAGAGTTGGCACGTTCGTTGCTCGACCCGGCGGCAACAACACACAAGTTTCTTCTTCGTTAGCCTGTTTGAAGAACGTTAGTCCGAACACGTACTCATCTATGCCTAATCCTACGCAAATCGATGCCTTGTGTGGAGCTTACTCTCCTCTTCTCTATTTTCATCCAAACGAAAAGTACCTCCCTTCTTCTGTAAACTGGTATTTTGAGAATGGAGCACTTTTATACCAAAAAGGAGAAGAGTCCAAACCCGTTGGGATAGAACCTAATGGTGCAAACCTCCCACAAGGTGGCGCAAACGATGGGTTGTATTGGTTGGACTTACCGGTGGACCAAAATGCCAAAGAGAAAGTAAAAAAAGGTGATTTGAGCAGTGCCCAAGTTTACTTACACGCCAAGCCAATGCTGGGGTCAACATTCACCGATTTAGCTATTTGGGTTTTCTACCCATTTAATGGTCCAGCCACAGCTAAGGTGGGACCTCTGAAAATCTCATTGGGGAAAATTGGCGAGCACATAGGGGACTGGGAGCACTTGACTCTGAGAGTTAGCAATTTCAGTGGAGAGCTATGGATGCTCTACTTCTCGGAGCACAGTAAAGGCCAATGGGTCGAAGCCTCGGAGCTTGAATTCGCCGGCGGCGGCGGCAACAAGCCGGTGGCCTATGCGTCCCTTAACGGCCACGCACTGTACCCGAAACCGGGTACGGTTCTACAAGGCGGAGGAAATATTGGAATAAGGAATGATACTGCCAAGAGCAAAATTGTTATGGATACGGGGAAGGGTTTTTCGCTGGTGGCAGGGGATTATTTAGGGTCGACAATTACAGAGCCGCCATGGCTGAACTTCTTGAGGAAATGGGGTCCGAAAATTGATTACGACACAGCTGAGGAGTTCAGGAAGATTGAGAAGGTCTTGATTGGGAAGCTCAGGTCAGCTTTTAGGAAATTCGTTAATGGTTTGCCCAATGAGATATATGGGGAGGAAGGGCCCACTGGGCCCAAAGTGAAGCCCAATTGGAGTGAAGACGAAGCAATCTAA
- the LOC133783308 gene encoding nicotinamide/nicotinic acid mononucleotide adenylyltransferase has translation MDIPLPLNKLALHLIDHDAKDKTYVVLVAMGSFNPPTFMHLRLFELARDALNSEGFCVIGGYMSPVNDAYNKRGLISAENRIRLCQLACESSDFVMVDPWEAKQSSYQRSLTVLSRVKSFLSESKLIPRESLKVMIVCGSDLLHSFSIPGIWIPEQVRAICSEYGVVCIRREGQDVEKTVSDNQLLKENRGNIRIVDEVIPNQISSTRLRDCISRGLSIKYLTGDEVIDYIKENHLYINSSS, from the exons GGACAAGACATATGTGGTTCTTGTTGCCATGGGAAGTTTCAATCCCCCTACATTTATGCATTTACgcctttttg aattggcaagagatgcaCTGAATTCAGAAGGCTTTTGTGTTATTGGAGGTTATATGTCACCTGTTAATGATGCGTACAACAAGAGG GGTCTTATATCTGCAGAGAATCGTATACGGTTGTGTCAACTTGCCTGCGAAAGTTCTGACTTTGTAATGGTAGATCCATGGGAA gcaaaacaaagttcctatCAACGTAGTTTAACCGTCTTATCAAGAGTCAAAAGTTTCCTATCTGAGAGCAAGTTGATTCCCAGAG AATCCCTCAAGGTCATGATTGTCTGTGGTTCTGATCTACTCCATTCTTTTTCCATTCCCGGGATTTGGATTCCCGAGCAG GTCAGGGCCATATGTAGCGAGTATGGCGTGGTTTGTATTCGCAGAGAAGGACAAGATGTTGAGAAAACTGTCTCAGATAATCAACTTTTAAAGGAGAACAGG GGTAACATAAGAATTGTGGATGAAGTTATACCAAACCAAATAAGTTCAACAAGACTAAG GGATTGTATTTCAAGAGGTTTGTCCATAAAATATCTGACTGGGGATGAAGTGATTGATTATATAAAAGAAAATCATCTTTACATTAACTCATCTTCCTGA